The Euphorbia lathyris chromosome 2, ddEupLath1.1, whole genome shotgun sequence genome includes a window with the following:
- the LOC136219357 gene encoding uncharacterized protein — MTRGNQREKDRERAQARTKGSKTKEDGLTPEQRRERDGKALQEKAAKKAAQASGAGESAGGKGKNDKK; from the exons ATGACT CGCGGAAACCAGAGAGAGAAAGATCGTGAAAGAGCTCAGGCTCGCACCAAGGGCAGCAAGACTAAGGAAGACGGCTTGACCCCTGAGCAGCGTCGGGAAAG GGACGGTAAGGCTCTGCAAGAGAAGGCAGCGAAGAAGGCTGCCCAGGCTTCTGGGGCCGGGGAATCTGCCGGAGGTAAAGGAAAAAACGATAAGAAATAG